The segment CGTAAAATCAAATTTTGCTGCTAAACTGTAACCGTGTTTCCTGCTAAAGCCGCAAAAACTTGTTTTCTGTTAAAACtgcaaaatcatattatcttGCAAATTACAAATTTGAGTTTtccacaaaaaccaaaaatcgtatttttttgtcaaaaccgcaaaatcacatttttctgtcaaaaccgcaaaattgcATTTTAACGTCATACCACAAATTTTAGTTTTCACGGCAAAACTGTAAAATCACAATTTTCCActaaaaccacaaaattaaGTTTTCTCTCCAAAAAAACAAAGTTGATTTTTTCCGCAAGCAAAACAAAAATGAGTTTTCCCGTTAAGACTATAAAATTGAGTTTTCAACCCAAAACCGCACAAAATGAGGTTTTCTACCAAACCTGCGAAAttggaaaatttatttttcccgtcaaaatcaaaatcgagtttttccacataaaccgtaaaattgagttttatgccaaaatgataaaatcaatttttttttgctaaaactagAAATCGAGTATTCCCGCCAAATCTACATAATTGTGTTTTTCTGTCAAAGCCACAAAATCGAATTTATTTCATCAAAACTACAAAAACGTGGTTTTCCTCTGAAAGTGCAAAATCAACTTTTTCGTCAAATCACAAAATTGGATTATTCTTTAAAATGGCAAAAATGAGTTTTTGTATAATGACAAAACTAATTTTTCGTGTAATTGTCAAATTATGTTTTCTGTCAAAATCGCAAAATGTTATCTTATTTTgttacaaatataattcttaaatatatttatccaaatattataattacttcattatttataatataaaatcatatataatatgtttgttTGCAAATCCCTATGTCATTTTTAGTCTTTTTAACTAATAGAATCAAatgatattataaaattaaaatccgaatagatatttcattaaatacaaaaacaaacatGGCTTCAATCTAGACAGTAATGCATCCATGATCACGTCACTGTTGATTTGAACAACCTTTCCTGATGCTCCGATCGATGGGGAATGATTCGCGCTGTTAATTGGAAATAGGTTGAGAGCATACAATACATACGCTATCTACACAACAATCACATTCTCCaaagaaaacaattttatttttttattgtaaagcGTACAACATGGTCATGAAGTGAACAACGATAATCTTGATGATTACATAAGATTCTCCTCCGTCACTTATCAAAAGGCCCTTTGGTTTATGGACCTCTTCCCCTACGCGATTTAGAGGGCGGCAGATATATAGGAGAAGTGGGAGGGAGAGGGGACTCTTGAAGCCGTTCTTGACCTGCTAATTAGCAATGGAGCTATTAAGGTCATTTGAGaggtttatattatatatgtaagcTTCTTCTTTCTGAAAACAATTAAACAGCAAAAGCAAGAGCTTGAATATGTATACTAACGTAGGTTGCGTTTGGCCTCGGCGATTTTAACTTGAAAGGACATCAATAAGAGCAGAAGAAACAAAGAGAGAACAAAACCAACTATATGTGGTGTATTGGTGGTAGCCATTGATTAAGATAAACACTTAATAACTCTCCATCAATTCTATATATAAACAAGACAAACTCATGATATATAATCTTTTGGTTTTCAAAAAAGTTCATGTGAAAGTATGAAAATGAGACATCGTTGAAATTGTAGTACTCACCTACtacatttgttattttaaattttctatagaCCTCTTGAAAGTTGACTAATTACTTCTTTAAGATACATGTATCGGTTAAGTTCCATAGTCCGGTTCAAGATTGAGTCGGGGGAGTACATTTCCGGTTAAGACGCACTTAATATAAATCAGTAACATTGGCTCTACaatgtaaaaaagaaaagaaaaaagaccaAAATTCTCATCATCAAAGAGACAAAACGAAAATAATGAATGTTGAGCAAATCAATAACAAGATCCAACCCCCACCACCGGTCTTCTCTGCTCTTCCTGTCCCTATACCGACCAAAACTGCAATAACCGCCATAGTCCCAAACCCTATACACACGGTGAACACTATCAAACCTTTCTTCTCCATCCACTCGATTTTTTGCCAAACTTCTTCAACCCTCTTACTCACGTTATCATTCTCTTTCTCAGCTCTCTCCATCTCTGTCTCTACTCTCTTTCTCCACTCTTTCATTTCCTCTGCTTCACTCACCATTCTCTCTTGTCTCTCCTTCACACCTTCCACGTCAAGTCTCAGAGCCGCAATCGTCTTTTCTCTCACATCGGTTTCGTGGTCCATCTCCTTGAATATGTTCCCGTATCTCGTGTTCAGTTCCTCTAGGTATCTCTCTAGAACTGACAAATTCACGTCTAATGACCTTAACTTCTGCATTAGTATCTTCAGCACTGTGTCTCCTGGCATTCTGCTCCCTGGCTGATGACGCCTTACCTCTTCGGCGGGCTCCGTAAGCTTATTACTAGCCATTGATGCTTCAGCTTTTGCTACCGTACTCTCGGGTGAGCTCTCAAGTTCCTTCTCTGTCTCAACGATTCTATCAGAACCATCATCGCCTTCAGAGGACACTGCTTGCTGCTTTACTGGTTTCTCCTTCATGTTGTCTTCCACAGATATCAAATCCTCCAGCATCCGTTCTACGGCATCCACTCCATAGACTTCGACTAAACTCAAGGTGCAGTAGAACTCTGAGCCATAATGACTAAGAAGTCTTAGCTTCAAGTATCTGACCCACTTTGGCTCCACGAGTGTGAAGTTCTGCTCTTGCTTCACGTTTGCAGCTGTGAAGTTACCCATGTGAACCCACGTATCAGTTGGATAAACCAAGGTGCCTTGAAGCTCAAACTCTTTCAGATTGGACGAGTAATGCTCGAAGTTGGCGATCTTGATGGTATTGACCAACGTTTCTTCTGAAAGCTCTATGACAACGTATTTACCTTCAGCAGAACACGGGTTCCTGAGGTACTTGTCGTTGTCCCGGCTTAGAATGCTTGTAGCTCCTTTTGCTTCCTTGTTAGAAGACAGAACCTTTGCGCCTTTTGAAGCAGATGCGTAGTTGTACTCTTTCCCTCCAGGCTCCATCCTGTGAGTCACACCGCTGATCTGACTTGATAACGATTTGTTTCTAGTGTGAGAAGCTCTGCTCTTGAACTCATCAAGGCCAAGCGGAACAGCACGTGAGAGTTGATCAGGCTTTGAAGCATTGATCTCTTCTGTACCACTCCCTGGATCTGTTTTGTTCATCTTCTGATTTTGCTTCAAAATCTCATTGTCTTTGTTTTCTGTACCATTCCCGGTGACTGTCTTGTTTGTTTGAATTTGCTTAAAAAACTCATTGCCTTTGGTGTCTTCTGTATCATTCCCTGTGCATGTCTTGTTCGTTTGACTTTGCTTCAATAAATCAATGTCTTTGCTCTCTGCATCAT is part of the Brassica rapa cultivar Chiifu-401-42 chromosome A09, CAAS_Brap_v3.01, whole genome shotgun sequence genome and harbors:
- the LOC103840819 gene encoding uncharacterized protein LOC103840819, yielding MATTNTPHIVGFVLSLFLLLLLMSFQVKIAEAKRNLRQERLQESPLPPTSPIYLPPSKSRRGRGP
- the LOC103840820 gene encoding SUN domain-containing protein 3 isoform X1 → MQTLLARRRVSHKSFNGMKTSFYKVSLSLVFLLWLLLFLSTLLISLGDGANDAPLIHSVGISDPDETAVPFDALPLVEPEGSEDQEKSVKQEDTNSIVSGKDTESKYKDDFSNQSETNKTDTKGSDAGSKDTDFSKQSEMNKTGLWNDAESKDIDLLKQSQTNKTCTGNDTEDTKGNEFFKQIQTNKTVTGNGTENKDNEILKQNQKMNKTDPGSGTEEINASKPDQLSRAVPLGLDEFKSRASHTRNKSLSSQISGVTHRMEPGGKEYNYASASKGAKVLSSNKEAKGATSILSRDNDKYLRNPCSAEGKYVVIELSEETLVNTIKIANFEHYSSNLKEFELQGTLVYPTDTWVHMGNFTAANVKQEQNFTLVEPKWVRYLKLRLLSHYGSEFYCTLSLVEVYGVDAVERMLEDLISVEDNMKEKPVKQQAVSSEGDDGSDRIVETEKELESSPESTVAKAEASMASNKLTEPAEEVRRHQPGSRMPGDTVLKILMQKLRSLDVNLSVLERYLEELNTRYGNIFKEMDHETDVREKTIAALRLDVEGVKERQERMVSEAEEMKEWRKRVETEMERAEKENDNVSKRVEEVWQKIEWMEKKGLIVFTVCIGFGTMAVIAVLVGIGTGRAEKTGGGGWILLLICSTFIIFVLSL
- the LOC103840820 gene encoding SUN domain-containing protein 3 isoform X2 gives rise to the protein MQTLLARRRVSHKSFNGMKTSFYKVSLSLVFLLWLLLFLSTLLISLGDDAPLIHSVGISDPDETAVPFDALPLVEPEGSEDQEKSVKQEDTNSIVSGKDTESKYKDDFSNQSETNKTDTKGSDAGSKDTDFSKQSEMNKTGLWNDAESKDIDLLKQSQTNKTCTGNDTEDTKGNEFFKQIQTNKTVTGNGTENKDNEILKQNQKMNKTDPGSGTEEINASKPDQLSRAVPLGLDEFKSRASHTRNKSLSSQISGVTHRMEPGGKEYNYASASKGAKVLSSNKEAKGATSILSRDNDKYLRNPCSAEGKYVVIELSEETLVNTIKIANFEHYSSNLKEFELQGTLVYPTDTWVHMGNFTAANVKQEQNFTLVEPKWVRYLKLRLLSHYGSEFYCTLSLVEVYGVDAVERMLEDLISVEDNMKEKPVKQQAVSSEGDDGSDRIVETEKELESSPESTVAKAEASMASNKLTEPAEEVRRHQPGSRMPGDTVLKILMQKLRSLDVNLSVLERYLEELNTRYGNIFKEMDHETDVREKTIAALRLDVEGVKERQERMVSEAEEMKEWRKRVETEMERAEKENDNVSKRVEEVWQKIEWMEKKGLIVFTVCIGFGTMAVIAVLVGIGTGRAEKTGGGGWILLLICSTFIIFVLSL